One stretch of Bradyrhizobium canariense DNA includes these proteins:
- the hflC gene encoding protease modulator HflC — protein sequence MRSPVTGIVALFLLLVVAIVAYSSVFTVSQTEQALVVRLGDPVDVVTDAGLHFKAPFVDTVIPIDKRILDLENPSQEVIASDQKRLVVDAFARYRIKNALRFYQSIGSIQAANIQLTTLLNASLRRVLGEVTFIQVVRDEREALMARIRDQLDKEADAYGIQVVDVRIRRADLPEQNSQAVYQRMQTERQREAAEFRAQGAQKAQEIKSNADRESTVIVAEANSTSEKVRGEGDGERNRLFAEAYGKDPDFFAFYRSMTAYENGLKSSDTRFLLQPDSDFFRYFGNPSGKPQASPAAATAASTPPAAAAPKP from the coding sequence ATGAGGTCCCCCGTTACAGGTATTGTCGCGCTGTTCCTGCTGTTGGTCGTCGCTATCGTCGCCTACAGCTCGGTGTTCACCGTGAGCCAGACCGAACAGGCGCTGGTGGTGCGACTCGGCGATCCCGTCGATGTCGTCACCGACGCCGGCCTGCATTTCAAGGCGCCGTTCGTCGACACCGTCATCCCAATCGACAAACGCATCCTCGATCTGGAAAATCCGTCGCAGGAAGTCATTGCGTCGGACCAGAAGCGGCTCGTGGTCGACGCCTTCGCACGCTATCGCATCAAGAACGCGCTGCGGTTCTATCAGAGCATCGGCTCGATCCAGGCCGCCAATATCCAGCTGACGACGCTCCTGAATGCATCGTTGCGTCGCGTGCTCGGCGAAGTCACCTTTATCCAGGTGGTGCGCGACGAGCGCGAGGCCTTGATGGCGCGGATTCGCGACCAGCTCGACAAGGAAGCCGACGCCTATGGCATCCAGGTGGTCGATGTAAGGATCCGCCGCGCCGATCTACCGGAGCAGAACAGCCAGGCGGTCTATCAGCGCATGCAGACCGAGCGGCAGCGTGAAGCCGCCGAATTCCGTGCCCAGGGCGCGCAGAAGGCGCAGGAGATCAAGTCCAACGCCGACCGCGAATCCACCGTTATCGTCGCCGAAGCCAACTCGACCTCCGAGAAGGTGCGCGGCGAGGGCGACGGCGAGCGCAACCGGCTGTTCGCCGAAGCCTATGGCAAGGACCCGGACTTCTTCGCGTTCTACCGCTCGATGACGGCCTATGAGAACGGCCTGAAGAGCAGCGATACCAGGTTCCTGCTGCAGCCGGATTCCGATTTCTTCAGGTATTTCGGCAATCCGTCCGGCAAGCCGCAGGCTTCGCCGGCCGCGGCTACCGCCGCATCCACGCCACCGGCGGCGGCAGCGCCGAAGCCCTAA
- the hflK gene encoding FtsH protease activity modulator HflK, with product MPWKNQGGGPWGSGPKGPWGSGPQPVGPRPPDLEDLLRRAQDRLQQLLPGGHFSGAGIVLVLVAVVLIWLMSGFYRVQSEEVGVVLRFGKYVRDAEPGLNYHWPYPVETVLLPKALRVSTLSIGMTLIDDPARRGRTMRDVPEESLMLTGDENIVDVDFTVLWRIKPKGVAPQGVADYLFNIQNPEGTVKAVAESAMREVIGRSNIQPILTGARTSTELAVQELMQKTLDSYGSGILVQQVQMQKVDPPAQVIDSFRDVQAARADLERLQNEAQTYANRVVPEARGRAAQILQAAEGYKQQAVAEAKGQSSRFLQVYDEYKKAPDVTRQRIYLETMERILGGSEKLIYDGGQSGQGIVPYLPLSELTPRRPPASTTSQSQPQNGSTR from the coding sequence ATGCCGTGGAAGAATCAAGGCGGAGGCCCATGGGGCTCCGGTCCGAAAGGACCATGGGGCTCTGGCCCGCAACCGGTGGGACCGAGGCCGCCCGATCTTGAGGATCTTCTGCGCCGTGCGCAGGACCGGCTGCAGCAATTGCTGCCGGGCGGACATTTTAGCGGCGCCGGCATCGTGCTGGTTCTGGTCGCGGTCGTGCTGATCTGGCTGATGTCGGGCTTTTATCGCGTTCAATCCGAAGAGGTCGGCGTCGTGCTGCGCTTCGGCAAGTATGTTCGCGATGCCGAGCCCGGGCTGAACTATCACTGGCCGTATCCGGTCGAGACCGTGCTGTTGCCGAAAGCGCTGCGCGTTTCGACCTTGAGCATCGGCATGACGCTGATCGACGATCCGGCGCGGCGCGGCCGCACCATGCGCGATGTACCCGAAGAAAGCCTGATGCTGACAGGCGACGAGAATATCGTGGACGTCGATTTCACGGTGTTATGGCGCATCAAGCCGAAAGGCGTCGCGCCGCAAGGCGTCGCCGACTATCTGTTCAACATCCAGAACCCCGAAGGCACCGTGAAGGCTGTCGCCGAAAGCGCGATGCGCGAAGTCATCGGCCGCTCCAACATCCAGCCGATCCTCACCGGCGCGCGCACGTCGACCGAACTGGCGGTGCAGGAATTGATGCAGAAGACGCTCGACAGCTATGGCTCGGGCATCCTGGTGCAGCAGGTGCAGATGCAGAAGGTCGATCCGCCGGCGCAGGTGATCGACTCGTTCCGCGACGTACAGGCGGCGCGCGCCGATCTCGAACGGCTGCAAAACGAAGCGCAGACCTATGCCAATCGCGTCGTTCCCGAGGCGCGCGGACGGGCCGCGCAAATCCTGCAGGCCGCCGAAGGCTACAAGCAGCAGGCGGTCGCCGAAGCCAAGGGCCAGAGCTCGCGCTTCCTCCAGGTCTACGACGAATACAAGAAAGCGCCTGACGTCACCCGGCAGCGCATCTATCTGGAGACGATGGAGCGCATCCTGGGCGGCTCGGAAAAGCTGATCTACGACGGCGGCCAATCCGGTCAGGGCATCGTGCCTTATCTGCCGTTGAGCGAACTGACGCCGCGACGTCCGCCGGCGTCGACAACCAGCCAGTCGCAACCGCAGAACGGGAGCACACGATGA
- a CDS encoding dihydrofolate reductase — translation MEIVLIVAAADNGVIGAGGAIPWRLKSDMQRFKAMTVGKPVVMGRKTFVSLRKPLPGRTNIVVTRDANFSAAGAVVTSSLADARAVATGDALRRFATEIAVIGGAEIYNQWFATADRLEVTEVHARPEGDTYFPAIDAAIWQEVARTRNPAGPDDSADFSYVTYIRRRSH, via the coding sequence ATGGAGATCGTCCTGATCGTCGCAGCCGCTGACAATGGCGTGATCGGCGCCGGTGGCGCGATTCCGTGGCGCCTGAAATCCGATATGCAGCGCTTTAAGGCGATGACGGTGGGCAAGCCGGTTGTAATGGGGCGCAAGACCTTTGTTTCGTTGCGCAAGCCATTGCCTGGACGGACCAACATCGTGGTGACGCGGGATGCGAATTTTTCCGCCGCCGGCGCGGTGGTGACGAGTTCATTGGCGGACGCCCGGGCGGTCGCAACCGGCGACGCGCTGCGGCGTTTCGCCACTGAAATCGCGGTCATCGGCGGCGCGGAAATTTATAACCAATGGTTCGCGACCGCCGATCGCCTGGAAGTGACCGAAGTCCACGCCCGTCCCGAGGGCGACACATACTTCCCCGCCATCGATGCGGCTATTTGGCAGGAGGTCGCGCGCACGCGGAATCCGGCCGGTCCGGACGATAGCGCGGACTTTTCCTATGTGACTTATATACGGCGAAGGTCGCATTAA
- a CDS encoding GNAT family N-acetyltransferase, translated as MSLTIRRARPGEAGLVLSLVRELAAYEKLSHEVEATEADIADALFGDNPRLFCDIAEWEGEPVGFAVWFINFSTFSGRSGIYLEDLFVRPVQRGKGIGKALLAHLAGECVAKGWSRLQWAVLDWNTPSIEFYKSIGAVLMDEWTICRVTGPALAALAEGTR; from the coding sequence ATGTCCCTGACCATTCGCCGCGCCCGTCCCGGTGAAGCCGGGCTTGTCCTGTCTCTGGTGCGCGAGCTCGCCGCGTACGAGAAGCTGTCCCACGAAGTCGAAGCCACCGAAGCCGACATTGCCGATGCGCTGTTCGGGGACAATCCGCGGCTGTTCTGCGATATCGCCGAGTGGGAGGGCGAGCCGGTCGGCTTCGCGGTCTGGTTCATCAATTTTTCGACCTTCAGCGGCCGCTCCGGGATTTATCTCGAGGACCTTTTCGTCCGCCCGGTGCAGCGCGGCAAGGGCATCGGCAAGGCCTTGCTCGCACATCTCGCCGGGGAATGCGTGGCCAAGGGCTGGTCGCGGCTGCAATGGGCGGTGCTGGACTGGAACACGCCGTCGATTGAATTCTACAAATCGATCGGCGCCGTGCTGATGGACGAGTGGACAATATGCCGGGTAACCGGTCCGGCGCTGGCCGCGCTTGCGGAAGGAACGCGCTGA
- a CDS encoding thymidylate synthase: protein MNQYHDLLERILADGAEKHDRTGTGTLSIFGHQMRFNLSAGFPMLTTKRLPLKAIVHELLWFLAGDTNIKYLKDNGVSIWDEWADANGDLGPVYGSQWRSWPAPDGRSIDQISNVVDMIKRNPDSRRLIVSAWNPADVDKMALPPCHCLFQFYVANGKLSCQLYQRSADVFLGVPFNIASYALLTMMVARVTGLKPGDFVHSLGDAHLYSNHLEQARLQLTRPTRPLPVMKINPDVKDIFAFRYEDFALEGYDPHPHIKAQVAV from the coding sequence ATGAATCAGTATCACGATCTGCTCGAACGGATTCTCGCGGATGGTGCGGAAAAGCATGACCGCACCGGCACCGGCACGCTGTCGATCTTTGGCCACCAGATGCGCTTCAACCTGTCGGCCGGATTCCCGATGCTGACGACCAAGCGCTTGCCGCTGAAGGCAATCGTGCACGAACTGCTGTGGTTTCTCGCCGGCGATACCAACATCAAATATCTCAAGGACAATGGCGTTTCGATCTGGGACGAATGGGCCGATGCCAATGGCGATCTTGGCCCGGTCTATGGATCGCAATGGCGATCCTGGCCGGCGCCGGACGGGCGCAGCATCGACCAGATTTCCAATGTCGTCGACATGATCAAGCGCAATCCGGATTCACGGCGTCTGATCGTCAGCGCATGGAATCCGGCCGATGTCGACAAGATGGCGCTGCCGCCATGTCATTGCCTGTTTCAGTTCTACGTCGCGAACGGCAAATTGTCGTGCCAGCTCTATCAGCGCTCGGCCGATGTTTTTCTCGGCGTGCCCTTCAACATCGCGTCCTATGCGCTGCTGACCATGATGGTCGCGCGGGTGACGGGCCTGAAACCCGGCGACTTCGTGCACTCACTTGGCGACGCGCATCTCTATTCAAATCATCTCGAGCAGGCGCGGCTGCAACTGACGCGCCCGACGCGCCCGCTGCCGGTGATGAAGATCAATCCGGATGTGAAGGATATCTTCGCCTTCCGCTACGAAGACTTTGCGCTCGAGGGCTACGACCCGCACCCGCACATCAAGGCCCAGGTGGCTGTATGA
- a CDS encoding chromate transporter yields MNPEGNPVLTLAWTFGLMSLFAVGGANSAIPEMHRIAVDVHHWLSDKQFADVFAISQLSPGPNVLIVTLIGYTVAGIGGALVATLAMCAPTAILAYCVSRFLNRSSHSRWPSIIQASLVPLSIGLMAASALVLALTSDRTWATALVTAGAAVLATATRLNPLWLLLAGGCVGFTGLLG; encoded by the coding sequence ATGAACCCGGAGGGCAATCCCGTTCTGACGCTGGCATGGACGTTCGGGCTGATGTCGCTGTTTGCGGTCGGCGGCGCCAATTCCGCGATTCCGGAAATGCACCGGATCGCCGTCGACGTTCATCATTGGCTGAGCGACAAGCAATTCGCCGACGTGTTCGCGATCTCGCAATTGTCGCCGGGGCCGAACGTGCTGATCGTGACCCTGATCGGCTATACCGTTGCCGGTATTGGCGGCGCGCTGGTCGCGACCCTTGCGATGTGCGCTCCGACGGCCATCCTCGCCTATTGCGTGAGCCGCTTTCTCAACCGGTCGAGCCATTCGCGCTGGCCTTCGATCATCCAGGCATCGCTGGTTCCGCTGTCGATCGGGCTGATGGCCGCCAGCGCACTTGTGCTGGCGCTGACCTCGGACCGGACCTGGGCGACTGCGCTGGTGACCGCCGGCGCTGCGGTGCTGGCCACCGCCACAAGGCTCAATCCGCTCTGGCTGCTGCTGGCCGGGGGATGCGTGGGTTTTACCGGCCTTCTCGGGTGA
- a CDS encoding chromate transporter yields the protein MPPDSPPAAVLAPDNLTLTPPSLIALFVAFAKMSLAGFGGVLVFARRAIVEQHRWMTADEFNETFALCHFLPGPNIVNLSMVFGSRFRGIAGGIAAFTGLLGPPTVIMTILATLYARFGDVDALRRILAGVSCAAVGLLISVVFRMMMPLIKRRDAVALIVLLAVFAAIGLARLPLAAVLLVAIPISIAITLVMRRRVAA from the coding sequence ATGCCCCCGGATTCGCCGCCGGCTGCCGTTCTGGCGCCGGATAACCTCACATTAACGCCACCTAGCCTGATCGCGCTGTTTGTCGCGTTCGCCAAAATGTCCCTTGCGGGGTTCGGCGGCGTGCTGGTGTTTGCCCGGCGCGCCATCGTCGAGCAGCACCGCTGGATGACGGCGGACGAATTCAACGAGACGTTCGCGTTGTGCCATTTTCTGCCGGGTCCCAACATCGTCAATCTATCGATGGTGTTCGGGTCGCGGTTTCGCGGGATTGCGGGCGGCATCGCTGCCTTTACCGGGCTGCTCGGTCCGCCCACCGTCATCATGACGATTCTCGCGACATTATATGCCCGGTTTGGTGACGTGGATGCGCTCAGGCGCATTCTGGCCGGCGTGTCCTGCGCGGCCGTGGGCCTTTTGATCTCGGTGGTGTTCCGGATGATGATGCCGTTGATCAAGCGGCGCGATGCCGTCGCACTTATTGTCCTGCTTGCGGTGTTCGCCGCGATCGGGCTGGCGCGGTTGCCGTTGGCGGCGGTGCTGCTGGTGGCGATCCCGATCAGCATCGCCATTACCCTTGTCATGCGCCGGCGGGTTGCCGCATGA
- a CDS encoding SspB family protein has product MATDHIRYDVLARDALRGVLRRVLTDAAEHGLPGEHHFFITFLSTADGVKLSPRLLAQYPEEMTIILQHQFWDLTVLEDRFEVGLSFGRIPERLVVPFNSIKSFFDPSVQFGLQFEAPDAAAESPAGKLPAVAVPSPVPATSPVPEPAAEEGGEPAKPSEGAEVVRLDRFRKK; this is encoded by the coding sequence ATGGCGACCGATCACATCCGATATGACGTCCTGGCACGCGATGCGCTGCGCGGTGTGTTGCGCCGCGTACTCACCGACGCCGCCGAGCATGGCCTGCCCGGAGAACACCATTTCTTTATCACCTTTCTGTCCACCGCCGATGGCGTGAAGCTCTCGCCGCGGCTGCTGGCGCAATATCCTGAAGAAATGACCATTATCCTGCAGCACCAGTTCTGGGATCTGACGGTGTTGGAGGATCGATTCGAAGTCGGCCTGTCGTTTGGCCGCATCCCCGAGCGCCTGGTGGTTCCGTTCAATTCCATCAAGAGCTTCTTCGATCCGTCGGTGCAGTTTGGCCTGCAGTTCGAGGCCCCCGATGCCGCGGCCGAGAGCCCGGCCGGAAAACTGCCCGCCGTCGCGGTGCCCTCCCCGGTTCCCGCGACATCGCCGGTTCCCGAACCGGCCGCGGAAGAAGGGGGCGAGCCGGCAAAGCCCAGCGAGGGCGCCGAGGTCGTTCGGCTGGACCGTTTCCGCAAGAAATAA